The segment TTATGGCTATTCTTTGCTGCCCATTTACCAAGCTCGCTCTGCAAGCTTCTCATCCTCCTCACCTTCCCCAAATAAAAAGGGCACCAATCAGCCAACAGCAAATACTTGCCTGGCCAATCAGTGCCCTCACGTTTTATTCTCGATCTCGGACAAATTATGAAACTGCTTTTTCTAGTAACAGTCTAAATGTTTCCCTGCCTCTAGGAGTTATTAAAGTTTGTACTCCGGCTTTCCCGTTCCTTTCGAACTCTTTGATATTAAATAATTCCGGTACATGTTTCCCATACGGTTTTAGTTTCCCCGAAAGGTCCCGGTATACGAACCCATTTTCTTGGAGCCATTTAATGAAGCCTCGTTCTCCGATATGCAGTTCTTTAGCTGTATCTCTAAAGTTCGTTAGAAGATTCCGGTCGACAAGAGCATCAAAGTAATCTGCTTTGGGCTGCATGATTGCCATTTGCTCATTTTGTTTCCGAACGGTTTCTAATGTTGCTTTAAACAGCATTTTAGTTTGATTATCCGCGTAGGGTAAATATGTTTGGAGAAACATATCTTCATTAGATACATAACCGCCCGTATTTCTAACTGTCGGAAGTACTTCATCAAAGACCCACCTTTCAAACCGTTCTGCTTCTGGCAGGTGGGACTTAACGATTAACCGATATAAATTCCCCTCATTGATGAATTTCTTTTGTTGGGGTCTTCCCATTGAATCGGTGACTGAACGAATCGTGCACCCATCTTCCTTGCAATGATCCCTAATGGCTTTTTGAGGGTTTGAATAGCCAAGTGTTTTTGCAGCTTCTGTAGCTGGAAACAGTGGCTTACCATGCTCTACAATAATCAGCAACTCACCAAAAGTATTATGGTTAATAACAAGTGGATTGCTCAACATCTTCCCTCCCTATAAATATAAAAAGAGGACACTAATTAATAGCAAAAAATGCTTTTAATCAGTGCCCTCACGTTTTATTCTCGATCTCGGACTTATTCAGTTATTCATAAGCCCATTATACTAAATTTTTGATTAATTAACTAGTAAATTATAACTTTTCAATTTGATATTTTGAATTAACTATAGCGGCGCCAACCAGGCGTTCTTCCACCATTTTAAGGATGAATAGAACCAAAAAAATCATCTTCCGAAGAAGATGATTTTGCCCAAACTTGTCCTAGTATGATTGTCTGTCTTAAGTTATTTCATAATAAAGTCAGTAATAACTCCAACAACTACCAAAAGAATACCAAATGATAAGGGCACTTTTTTTTCAGCTAAATTTGTTTTTTCAAAAACATAAATAGCAATCCCAATTGGAAGTAAAAATATGAAGCTTAAATAAATGTAGTTCTCTGGTAAAAAGGATGAAAAAAGTTGAAAGATACCAGACATTAAACCTAAAGTCAAGAGAATTAATGGGATTCTAAGTCGAATAAGCATTTTAACCTCCTATTTGTTAACTTTTTTTGACTTTTTTGGGAAAAATATCTATAAAATAGTAAAAATATGTTATTGTTCATTTGTATCATATTACAAATTTAGGAGGATGTACAGAATGTTTAAAAAAATTTTTATTGTTTGTTCCAGTATCTTCATTATTTCTTCAACCAATGTTTTGAAAGGAAATGCGGAAGGATTTGAAATCAATACTTTAGGGGCATTAGAAGATAAAATTGCTTTCTTTGAGAGTGATAATACCCTGCCTGAAGAAGTTGAAAGACAATTTATATTTGAAAATACTGATCCCTCAGTCTTAGATGCTTACATACTTAAATTATCAAACGAATTTCAAGAGGCTGTAAATGAATTATCCGAAGAGGCAAGCCTTTTGAATGGAGAATCATTTGAAATTACTAGTGAAACTGAAAGCAATGGTCTAGTTACCTTAACGGTATCTAAAGATCTTGAGTCACCCGTTATTACTAAAGAATTCCCAATAAGCACTGGAGATATGGTTACATTGGCTTCAACTCCGACTAGCAAGCAATTAACTCAAAGCTTCGGTGATAAGGTTTATAAAATTGATTATGCGTTTTATCACCTTCTTTACCCTGACACTCACATGGTTTTAAACATGTTTTATAAATTAAATTCAAGTGGAATAACAATGACAAGTACATCTAAAGCAGGTTCTTACGCAGTCTTCCCTTCTACTGTATCAGGTTCAACAAAAATAACGGACGCACGTGCCGAAAAAGTAGGGTATGATGTTAACGCTCAAGGGGATTATAAGTGGACCCTTGCCGGCTATAATGGAGTAGGTATTGCGTCCGTTGCAGTAACTTTAATTGGAACTGTAAAGTTGGTAGATTTATATGCTAATTCTGCATTAATAAAACAGTCATATGCAGTATATAAATAAGAGTTTTAAATACCAAAAACAAAAAAACGCCCCGTATGGGGTGTTTTTTTAAGTAAGAGTAAGTTATTTCAACCCATTCCTTGTATTTCGTCCCTAATTTCCTAATTTTTTTTGGTATTTAGCCAAATAATGGGTGGCTTTTTTTTTTTGAAAATGACCAATTTTTTTTAGCACTCCACTATCAAATGGAGGTTCTATTTTTAGCTATCTTTTGACAAATTTCATAATTGTTGGAAGTTATTGTGTTATTTTATTTGTGTTAATTGTACAATTTAATAGGGAGCTTTTGTGATATTAAAAGAGGGGGGAAATATTCTGTCGAATTTTAAGTATGTACCAGTATTTCGTTTTAGAAGCCAGGAAAGAAAAGCATTAGCTTCAACATCCATTAGTAATAAAATTCTTCCTTTGATTGAAATTGTTACAGAGAAGCCAACGACAAGAAGTAAAAATGATACAATTGACCAACTAATTGCTGATATAGGAAATTTAAACACTAAGGTAATGGTGGATTTTCCTATGTACCTTAAATTAGGAAATGCAACAATTAAGCCTGTTCTTGATTT is part of the Bacillus sp. B-jedd genome and harbors:
- a CDS encoding phage antirepressor KilAC domain-containing protein produces the protein MLSNPLVINHNTFGELLIIVEHGKPLFPATEAAKTLGYSNPQKAIRDHCKEDGCTIRSVTDSMGRPQQKKFINEGNLYRLIVKSHLPEAERFERWVFDEVLPTVRNTGGYVSNEDMFLQTYLPYADNQTKMLFKATLETVRKQNEQMAIMQPKADYFDALVDRNLLTNFRDTAKELHIGERGFIKWLQENGFVYRDLSGKLKPYGKHVPELFNIKEFERNGKAGVQTLITPRGRETFRLLLEKAVS